From Odontesthes bonariensis isolate fOdoBon6 chromosome 21, fOdoBon6.hap1, whole genome shotgun sequence, a single genomic window includes:
- the LOC142371866 gene encoding serine protease 33-like: MASQLLYVVTVLALLNQESQSQLSDCGQPRLNSRIVGGQAAAEGSWPWQVSLHTSGHFCGGSLINNQWVLSAAHCFSSNNPSGLTVFLGRQSQEGSNPNEVSRTVSQIIRHPDYVIDTSDNDIALLRLSSPVTFTNFIAPVCLAASNSTFFSGVDTWVTGWGTIGSEVPLPSPQNLMEVEVPIVGNRGCKCNYGVNAITDNMVCAGLSEGGKDSCQGDSGGPLVSKQGGRWIQAGIVSFGRGCALPDFPGVYARVSRYETWINSQITSNQPGFISFTSTGTDSDLSVSCTGLPAITTTTTTTTTTTPNTATTMPTTTTTPTTATTMPTTTTTPTTATTTTTTTTTPTTATTTTTTSPPQSTTPKPVVCGQAPLNSRILGGSSVARAGEWPWMASLQKNGRHVCGGTLVAVDSVMSNANCFSDSPVASEWTVVLGRLKQNGSNPFEVSLSVTNITLSNLTGSNVAVLQLSARPTLTVYIQPICLDTGRSFPVGSTCWIAGWSSG, from the exons AGTCACAGTCACAGTTGAGTG ATTGTGGCCAGCCACGACTCAACAGCAGGATTGTTGGAggacaggctgctgctgaaggcAGCTGGCCCTGGCAGGTCAGTCTGCATACCTCCGGTCACTTCTGTGGAGGATCCCTCATCAACAATCAGTGGGTGCTGAGTGCTGCTCACTGCTTCTCAAG TAACAACCCATCAGGCCTGACTGTGTTTCTGGGTCGTCAGAGTCAGGAGGGATCCAACCCTAATGAGGTGTCTCGGACAGTGTCACAGATCATCCGTCATCCTGACTACGTCATAGACACTAGCGACAACGACATCGCCCTCTTGAGGCTGTCTTCACCAGTGACTTTTACCAACTTCATTGCACCTGTGTGTCTGGCAGCCTCAAATAGCACCTTCTTCAGCGGCGTTGACACCTGGGTCACCGGATGGGGCACCATTGGAAGTGAAG TGCCCCTTCCTTCTCCACAAAACCTGATGGAGGTGGAGGTGCCGATTGTGGGAAACAGAGGGTGTAAGTGTAACTATGGAGTGAACGCAATCACAGACAACATGGTGTGTGCCGGATTATCTGAGGGAGGGAAAGACTCCTGCCAG GGAGACTCAGGAGGTCCGCTGGTAAGTAAGCAGGGCGGTCGGTGGATTCAGGCGGGCATTGTCAGCTTTGGAAGAGGATGTGCTCTGCCTGATTTTCCAGGAGTTTATGCTCGAGTGTCCCGGTATGAGACATGGATCAACAGCCAGATAACAAGCAACCAGCCGGGTTTTATCAGCTTCACATCCACTGGGACTGACAGTGACCTCAGCGTCTCGTGCACAGGCCTCCCGGCAATTACCACTACAACCACTACCACAACAACCACCACACCAAACACTGCAACAACAATGCCTACAACAACCACCACACCAACCACTGCAACAACAATGCCTACAACAACCACCACACCAACCACCGCAACAACAACCACTACAACAACCACCACACCAACCACTGCAACAACAACCACTACAACAAGTCCCCCTCAAAGCACCACACCCAAGC CGGTGGTCTGTGGACAAGCTCCACTGAATTCCCGTATTTTGGGGGGAAGCTCGGTGGCGAGGGCCGGCGAGTGGCCGTGGATGGCGAGCCTGCAGAAGAACGGACGACATGTGTGCGGTGGGACGCTGGTGGCTGTGGACTCGGTGATGAGCAATGCAAACTGCTTCTCAGA CTCCCCGGTGGCGTCTGAGTGGACGGTCGTGTTGGGTCGATTGAAGCAGAACGGATCAAACCCCTTTGAGGTGTCACTAAGTGTAACAAACATCACTCTGAGCAACCTGACGGGGTCCAACGTCGCCGTGCTGCAGCTGTCAGCCCGACCAACCCTGACCGTATACATCCAGCCTATCTGCCTGGACACCGGGCGGAGCTTCCCTGTGGGCTCGACTTGCTGGATAGCCGGCTGGAGTTCTGGG